The following nucleotide sequence is from Paenibacillus odorifer.
GAAAGGTAACGGTACTCTTGCGCTTTATACATGAAGGTTTCCATCGGGAAAAAGTTGCCCCCACGGCTAGTATAGAAATAGATTGCTCTGGCATGTACAACAAGCGGTACCACACTTTTTACCGTCAAATTGTTTATAGTAGCTGGGCCTTCTTTTCCTGTGCCAATCACAGCCACATTTTTTATTGCCGAGCTTCCCACTGATGATGAAGCTGCCATAACTCCGCTACCTGCTGATAAAAGGCCTAAGGATAGGGCCAACGAACCAAGCATCCATTTTTTGTTCATCTGAAGTTCCTCCTCTTTCATCTGAAAAATACAGGCGATCGCCACTGTTTCAGCTTATGCACCCCGCAAGCTAAAATACCCAATAAACAGAGGAATGAAAACGTATTACAACTCTTTTGAAAATATAAAAAAACTCCACCCTCCTGATTCACAGGAAAAGCGGAGTAATATAGTTAAATAAAGTAGTACAAGAACCCTAATCGGATGCTGCTGCGGTGGCCTCAAAATACGCTGTAAAAGCTACGTTAGCAGTCAAAATACTCTCCGTATTGTTCTTAGTACGATCCTCGTAGGATTGCTGAAAATTGAAAGAGTCCACATTCACAATACGAGGTAAGGCTTGTAGTTCATCCATCCATTGCCGGATCCCCGAATATGTCCCTTCCACCACTGCAGTCATTTTGATCTGTTTGACCGTCGGGAATGACACCTCAGCTGAACCTGTCATTTGCTGAATCGGATTAGCCTCATCCATAACAAAACTAAGATCCTTTAGCCGCGCTTGTGAGGACGTGCTAACCTCCCGCAAATCAACAATCAGACCTTCGCTGTCATCGCCCTTTGGGAGTTCCCCCAGTAATTCCTTCTGTTCTAGATCTCCCTCAGTGCCGCTGCCCTTCAGCTCATAGATTTTGTTTTGGAGGACTTCTGCTTCCTTTTCCAACTGACTGATCTCGCTGCTCTGTGCGGAAATTTCCTTATTGGCCGGCTGAACACCCAGCATATAGAACGCAAACAATATCAGGAACAAAATCAGCACTCCCAGAACAATCGGCGAGCGATACTTATTGATCTGTTCCATCGCTGCTCACCTCCCCTTGGCTGGCATCCGTTTCACTGTTTTGAAGCTTAGCCGCTGCTAAGTTCACTTTATAAATAGCCGTATACGTATTGTATGAAATGGCATCTGCGGCTCCTTCAGTAAGCTTTTGAATAGAGGCATCGGTCGTAAAAGACATTTGGCGAAGTTGTCTTAAATAGTTGGAAGCATCCTCCATAGTGGATACATTTACAGTCAGATCTATAGAGGTCCGGTAGGTATAGTTAATATCACGGATTAGTGCCTCCTTAGGCAATCCCTCCACTAATTCGTCCAAGATAGGGACTACAATCACCTTATTGTCCTGAAGCACTGTGATGGCTGCTTTCCGATCTAGCTGTCCAGGTCCGCTGTTCTTAAGCTTCGCGAGCTCTACTTGGAGCATTAAACTGCGATCCTGCAGGCCTTGCAGCTCTTCTTTACCATTAGAAATCTGACCCTTATTGGCCGAAAAATAAATCCCCGTTCCGATCATCCCCAGCAGCCAGATCGCTACAAGCCCCATCGTGACATAAGGAAATAGCAACGTCTCCCGATCTTCTCTCGGCAATAAATCAATCGTATCCGTGTTGATGCTATTTTTTAGAGCGGTCCCGGCAGCTACACGGTAATCATTTAGTTCAGGGTCAGAAACAGCAGCACTAGCCATCTGTTCCAGACTTATTGGTGTTATTTCAAGTTCTGCTAGGGACTGCTGGAGTTCTAGGTCCAGTTGTTTACGAATCGAGGGAGTGCCCGTAATCACTAAATTGTTGATACGAGTGGAACCGTCATGCAAGCTGTATTGATAAAAGCTGAGCATACGGGAGATTTCCGCAGTGATTTCCACCATTTGCTCGGGTGATAAATGTTCTTCTACAGCGACAGCTGTTTCTGCCAAGGTTTCACTGTCTGTCAAAAGATCCATTCCCGCTAAATTTCTTCCTTTATGTAGATCAAGTAAGTTTATCGTACGAATGAAGACCGGATTCCCGTTTCTGAACATATAAATGTCCATTACCGATGGCTCCATATTAATCAGCATCGTCTCCGCAAAGCTCTCCCCGTGCCCAATGGTTATAGCACGCGCCAAGGCGGTTGCCGAAATTTCGACACTGCTTATCCGAAGACCCGCCCGCTCCAGAACTTCTACGTAATCCTGAATCGATTTTCGCGGAGCAGCAAATACGAGCAGGTGACTTTGCTCCTCATCCACTTCGAGCGTTACATAGTCATAGACAGGATTTTCAAAAGGTAAATGCAGTCCCGTCTCCACTTCCAGCTTCACGAGTTGTTCTACCTGTTTGTCATTGGTACTAGGAATACTCATTTTACGGATAATGATCTGCGAGGGTGGAATGGACAAAGAAACCTTACTTCCCCTTAACCCTTCCTTCTTCACCCACTGCCTTACCCGATCATAAAGCGCCTCGCTATCCGCCACCTGATTCTCAATGATCATGCCTGGAAGGAGCGGGAGAAACCGTTTTTTACGGACTTCCCATGACTGTTTATTCTTAAAACTAATATAACGGATTCCGGCAGCTTCAATTGAAAGTCCGGCCACTTTGGGGCCTAATCCAAGCATATGCTCGATGTCCTCCTATCCGATAAGCGAGAGATACGCGCCGATGA
It contains:
- the pilO gene encoding type 4a pilus biogenesis protein PilO, with translation MEQINKYRSPIVLGVLILFLILFAFYMLGVQPANKEISAQSSEISQLEKEAEVLQNKIYELKGSGTEGDLEQKELLGELPKGDDSEGLIVDLREVSTSSQARLKDLSFVMDEANPIQQMTGSAEVSFPTVKQIKMTAVVEGTYSGIRQWMDELQALPRIVNVDSFNFQQSYEDRTKNNTESILTANVAFTAYFEATAAASD
- the pilM gene encoding pilus assembly protein PilM: MLGLGPKVAGLSIEAAGIRYISFKNKQSWEVRKKRFLPLLPGMIIENQVADSEALYDRVRQWVKKEGLRGSKVSLSIPPSQIIIRKMSIPSTNDKQVEQLVKLEVETGLHLPFENPVYDYVTLEVDEEQSHLLVFAAPRKSIQDYVEVLERAGLRISSVEISATALARAITIGHGESFAETMLINMEPSVMDIYMFRNGNPVFIRTINLLDLHKGRNLAGMDLLTDSETLAETAVAVEEHLSPEQMVEITAEISRMLSFYQYSLHDGSTRINNLVITGTPSIRKQLDLELQQSLAELEITPISLEQMASAAVSDPELNDYRVAAGTALKNSINTDTIDLLPREDRETLLFPYVTMGLVAIWLLGMIGTGIYFSANKGQISNGKEELQGLQDRSLMLQVELAKLKNSGPGQLDRKAAITVLQDNKVIVVPILDELVEGLPKEALIRDINYTYRTSIDLTVNVSTMEDASNYLRQLRQMSFTTDASIQKLTEGAADAISYNTYTAIYKVNLAAAKLQNSETDASQGEVSSDGTDQ